The Macaca fascicularis isolate 582-1 chromosome 1, T2T-MFA8v1.1 genome includes a window with the following:
- the LOC102127674 gene encoding LOW QUALITY PROTEIN: olfactory receptor 10J4-like (The sequence of the model RefSeq protein was modified relative to this genomic sequence to represent the inferred CDS: substituted 2 bases at 2 genomic stop codons) → MPRPNFMAVTEFTFEGFSIFEWHHRHIFFVVLYLLTLASIAIILTVICLNHQFHTPMYFFLSVLSISETCYTVAIIPQMLSSLLSPQXTISIPGYATQFFFYLTFGVNNCFLLMVMGYDHYVVICKPLRYSVIMGKKACIQLASGSWSIGLSTAIIQVSSVFSLPFCDANLISHFFCDIRPIMKFTCADTTIKEFITLLISLRALVLPMVLILVSYVLIVTTILKIASADGWRKAFATCASHLTVVIVHYDCTSFIYLKPKSQNSLXDRLISVTYTVITPLLNPVVYSLRNKEVKDALLRALGRKPLS, encoded by the coding sequence ATGCCAAGGCCCAATTTCATGGCTGTGACAGAGTTTACATTTGagggtttctccatttttgaGTGGCATCACAGACACATCTTCTTTGTGGTCTTGTACCTTTTGACCCTTGCCAGCATTGCTATCATCTTGACAGTTATCTGCCTTAACCATCAATTTCACACACCCATGTATTTCTTCCTGAGTGTGCTGTCTATTTCTGAGACCTGTTATACTGTGGCCATCATCCCCCAAATGCTGTCCAGTCTCCTCAGTCCTCAATAAACCATCTCCATCCCAGGCTATGCCACTCAGTTCTTTTTCTATCTCACTTTTGGTGTCAATAACTGCTTCCTGCTCATGGTCATGGGGTATGACCACTATGTGGTCATCTGTAAGCCCCTACGGTATTCGGTCATCATGGGCAAAAAGGCTTGTATACAACTGGCAAGTGGATCCTGGAGCATTGGCCTGAGCACAGCTATCATTCAGGTGTCTTCTGTGTTCAGCCTTCCCTTCTGTGATGCTAATCTCATCTCCCACTTCTTTTGTGATATCCGGCCCATAATGAAGTTCACCTGTGCAGACACTACTATCAAGGAATTTATTACTTTGCTCATCAGTCTCCGTGCCCTTGTTCTGCCCATGGTCTTGATCTTAGTCTCCTATGTCCTAATTGTCACCACCATCCTCAAGATTGCATCAGCTGACGGCTGGAGAAAGGCTTTTGCTACTTGTGCCTCGCACCTCACAGTGGTCATTGTCCACTATGACTGTACCTCTTTCATCTACTTAAAACCGAAATCCCAAAATTCCCTGTAGGACAGACTTATCTCTGTGACATACACTGTTATTACTCCTCTGCTGAACCCTGTTGTATACAGCCTGAGGAACAAAGAGGTCAAGGATGCCTTGCTCAGAGCTTTGGGCAGAAAGCCTCTCTCTTAG